A genomic region of Deltaproteobacteria bacterium contains the following coding sequences:
- a CDS encoding amidohydrolase produces MRVIDADGHVEENVNTFSDKYLDPAFRDLRPRVTGVDGMAYWVIDEQLYPRRVGPGCNNLGTPTNVNGQLAAHSLGKKESIANMELDDVPARLMLMDEEGIAIQVIYTTLFLAYPLTKNVPLATAITSSYNRWMGERLSGERRIKWAAVVNLDDVAGAVKQVHEAKKLGAVSVMVLGTAGDDMLDHPRLDPFYAALCENNLALGVHVGWSCPSVNNLYSHIYPSGVIAFHVPLLMAITALVSGGVLDRFPNLRVVFLEAGCQWVPFMLERIHHRFKNQGSTLRKFLPQTTPIQKLPVMEYIKQGNIFFSTEVEDEILPHVLNLVGEGQVIFGSDMPHGDRDRCAAGILQKRTDISESAKVSILEKNPARLYGIG; encoded by the coding sequence ATGCGCGTCATCGATGCCGACGGCCACGTCGAAGAGAACGTCAACACATTCAGCGATAAATATTTAGACCCAGCGTTTCGCGACCTGCGGCCGCGGGTGACAGGTGTCGACGGTATGGCCTACTGGGTCATCGACGAGCAGCTCTACCCGCGCCGGGTCGGGCCGGGCTGCAACAATCTTGGCACGCCGACTAATGTGAACGGCCAGCTCGCTGCTCACAGCCTCGGCAAGAAAGAAAGCATCGCCAACATGGAGCTGGACGATGTCCCGGCGCGGTTAATGTTGATGGACGAAGAGGGCATCGCCATTCAGGTGATCTACACGACCTTGTTTCTCGCCTATCCGTTAACCAAGAACGTGCCGCTGGCCACCGCCATCACATCTTCTTACAACCGCTGGATGGGCGAGCGCCTCTCCGGCGAGCGGCGCATCAAATGGGCCGCCGTGGTCAACCTCGACGACGTCGCCGGCGCGGTCAAGCAGGTGCACGAGGCAAAAAAGCTCGGCGCCGTCTCCGTCATGGTGCTCGGCACCGCCGGCGACGACATGCTCGATCACCCGCGGCTCGATCCGTTCTATGCCGCGCTTTGTGAAAACAACTTAGCGCTCGGCGTTCATGTCGGCTGGTCTTGCCCTTCGGTAAATAATCTCTACTCGCACATCTATCCGTCCGGCGTCATCGCCTTTCATGTCCCGCTGCTCATGGCCATCACGGCGCTGGTCAGCGGCGGCGTGCTCGACCGTTTTCCCAATCTACGCGTGGTGTTTTTGGAAGCCGGCTGCCAGTGGGTGCCGTTTATGTTGGAAAGAATCCATCACCGCTTTAAGAACCAGGGCTCGACGCTGAGAAAATTCCTGCCCCAAACCACGCCGATCCAAAAACTGCCCGTGATGGAATACATCAAACAGGGAAATATTTTTTTCAGCACCGAGGTCGAAGACGAAATCCTGCCCCACGTGCTCAATCTCGTCGGCGAAGGCCAGGTGATCTTCGGCAGCGACATGCCGCACGGCGACAGAGACCGCTGCGCCGCGGGGATTTTGCAGAAGCGCACGGATATTAGTGAATCGGCGAAGGTGAGTATCTTGGAGAAAAATCCGGCGCGCTTGTATGGGATTGGATAA